From one Nothobranchius furzeri strain GRZ-AD chromosome 2, NfurGRZ-RIMD1, whole genome shotgun sequence genomic stretch:
- the LOC129155864 gene encoding uncharacterized protein isoform X1, whose product MANFLQLPLSKCHYSDHSTGTYCDGHPPFHVKSRPRGTALIIEWFCPRGHKLWSWNSQPKLKYGMQGGDFMLSTNILLSGNNFSKIALLFRFMNIRMVTSKTFYSVQGTYCLKSIQQFWEENRNAIIKKLQSKDRVVALADGRMDSPGHSAMCCTYTTMDLDTMDIISVVNVDKRWVGYKSGVMEKAAFIQTFDSLTKEVNIKEIVTDAHVQIAALMHPERGRYKDQAITHSLDVWHAAKNLTKKLHAVGMISGQKLILGWIKDIVNHFWYACQHTSTREEFMDVWKGVLHHVTGEHEWGFGRCFHAPLAENPDKELIPHGSAAHVALSRIVLNQRWLKDIEKLLTFRTTAEL is encoded by the exons ATGGCCAATTTCCTCCAACTGCCTCTCAGTAAATGCCACTACAGTGACCACAGCACAGGCACATATTGTGATGGCCATCCTCCTTTTCATGTAAAGTCACGTCCGAGAGGTACAGCTTTGATAATTGAGTGG tttTGCCCACGTGGACATAAATTATGGAGTTGGAACAGCCAGCCAAAGTTGAAATATGGGATGCAAGGAGGAGATTTCATGTTGTCAACAAACATTCTGCTGTCAGGGAACAACTTCTCCAAGATCGCTCTCCTGTTCAGATTCATGAATATCCGCATGGTGACATCGAAAACCTTCTACTCAGTCCAGGGTACCTACTGTTTAAAATCAATACAGCAGTTTTGGGAGGAGAACAGGAATGCCATCATCAAGAAACTGCAGTCAAAAGACCGCGTGGTTGCTCTTG CTGACGGGAGGATGGACTCTCCAG GTCACTCAGCAATGTGCTGTACATACACAACGATGGATCTAGACACCATGGACATCATCAGTGTTGTCAATGTGGACAAAAGATGGGTTGGCTATAAAAGTGGGGTCATGGAGAAGGCTGCCTTTATACAGACATTTGACAGTCTCACAAAGGAGGTGAACATCAAGGAGATTGTGACTGATGCCCATGTACAAATTGCTGCCCTCATGC ATCCAGAACGGGGCAGATATAAGGATCAGGCTATTACCCATTCGCTTGATGTCTGGCACGCCGCAAAAAATCTGACAAAGAAACTTCATGCT GTTGGAATGATTTCTGGTCAAAAGCTTATACTTGGATGGATCAAGGACATTGTTAACCATTTTTGGTATGCTTGTCAGCACACAAGCACCAGAGAAGAGTTTATG GATGTCTGGAAGGGTGTACTTCACCACGTGACTGGAGAGCATGAATGGGGCTTTGGCAGGTGCTTTCATGCTCCTTTGGCGGAGAACCCAGACAAAGAGCTCATTCCACATGGATCTGCTGCACATGTGGCGCTTTCACGGATTGTTCTGAACCAGCGATGGCTAAAGGATATAGAGAAGTTGCTCACCTTTAG gaCCACTGCTGAGCTGTAG
- the LOC129155864 gene encoding uncharacterized protein isoform X2 — translation MQGGDFMLSTNILLSGNNFSKIALLFRFMNIRMVTSKTFYSVQGTYCLKSIQQFWEENRNAIIKKLQSKDRVVALADGRMDSPGHSAMCCTYTTMDLDTMDIISVVNVDKRWVGYKSGVMEKAAFIQTFDSLTKEVNIKEIVTDAHVQIAALMHPERGRYKDQAITHSLDVWHAAKNLTKKLHAVGMISGQKLILGWIKDIVNHFWYACQHTSTREEFMDVWKGVLHHVTGEHEWGFGRCFHAPLAENPDKELIPHGSAAHVALSRIVLNQRWLKDIEKLLTFRTTAEL, via the exons ATGCAAGGAGGAGATTTCATGTTGTCAACAAACATTCTGCTGTCAGGGAACAACTTCTCCAAGATCGCTCTCCTGTTCAGATTCATGAATATCCGCATGGTGACATCGAAAACCTTCTACTCAGTCCAGGGTACCTACTGTTTAAAATCAATACAGCAGTTTTGGGAGGAGAACAGGAATGCCATCATCAAGAAACTGCAGTCAAAAGACCGCGTGGTTGCTCTTG CTGACGGGAGGATGGACTCTCCAG GTCACTCAGCAATGTGCTGTACATACACAACGATGGATCTAGACACCATGGACATCATCAGTGTTGTCAATGTGGACAAAAGATGGGTTGGCTATAAAAGTGGGGTCATGGAGAAGGCTGCCTTTATACAGACATTTGACAGTCTCACAAAGGAGGTGAACATCAAGGAGATTGTGACTGATGCCCATGTACAAATTGCTGCCCTCATGC ATCCAGAACGGGGCAGATATAAGGATCAGGCTATTACCCATTCGCTTGATGTCTGGCACGCCGCAAAAAATCTGACAAAGAAACTTCATGCT GTTGGAATGATTTCTGGTCAAAAGCTTATACTTGGATGGATCAAGGACATTGTTAACCATTTTTGGTATGCTTGTCAGCACACAAGCACCAGAGAAGAGTTTATG GATGTCTGGAAGGGTGTACTTCACCACGTGACTGGAGAGCATGAATGGGGCTTTGGCAGGTGCTTTCATGCTCCTTTGGCGGAGAACCCAGACAAAGAGCTCATTCCACATGGATCTGCTGCACATGTGGCGCTTTCACGGATTGTTCTGAACCAGCGATGGCTAAAGGATATAGAGAAGTTGCTCACCTTTAG gaCCACTGCTGAGCTGTAG
- the LOC107377189 gene encoding uncharacterized protein, with amino-acid sequence MSADRTAELQAQLQHLSMDEKDEVLQMVVRRLPGVLLDIMDYRQATPGHPPSNQGQPAWCTCSYCRMMPTDLEMKASCVWLGRRGMTFWLCVIAKTLDQIIGSTVTVPIDSTLFGNMDFLALAIVG; translated from the exons ATGTCTGCTGACAGAACTGCAGAGTTACAG GCACAGTTGCAACACCTAAGTATGGATGAAAAAGATGAAGTCCTTCAGATGGTTGTTAGACGTCTGCCAGGAGTGTTACTGGACATTATGGACTATAGACAGGCCACACCAGGACACCCTCCATCAAACCAGGGTCAGCCAGCTTGGTGCACCTGCTCCTACTGCCGAATGATGCCTACAGACCTGGAAATGAAGGCATCCTGCGTTTGGCTCGGCAGACGTGGAATGACATTTTGGCTCTGCGTGATAGCCAAGACCCTGGATCAGATAATCGGGAGTACCGTTACTGTGCCTATAGACAGTACACTATTTGGCAATATGGACTTCTTGGCGCTGGCAATCGTAGGGTGA
- the LOC139061987 gene encoding zinc finger protein OZF-like, producing the protein MKLVFTVLCQFEEEVRVPEELRPPLNQKDMEPLNMKQEEEDQLDEIKTDATNISFSAVSHQVKKEGREVLLSQFDQNQPKDRDLPTSSTTDQMKAESGREDCGGAETTRNPDLNLYEYDTNSSETEVSNDEDDDQDGNNSDCQLKLLSDSEPNTKNHNKPWKQSRSSKSHVKAVKSFSCPECGEQFLHERSLQKHMRVKSFRTEVFKLCDNCGKSFSFISHLNRHMRVHTGQKPFACELCGQRFTQKGNLDTHMSVHTGQKPFFCELCGQRFIRKDHLDKHMRVHTGLKPFACEFCGQRFTQKSSLNSHMRVHTGQKPFACELCGQRFTQKGSLDTHLRVHTGQKPFACELCGQRFTQKGNLDTHMRVHIGQKPFACELCGQRFTQKGNLDRHTRVHTGQKPFACELCGQRFTCKGSLDYIFPLKGIAIDVSEFQERTALSTLRNTLSTPVYK; encoded by the exons ATGAAGCTGGTCTTCACAG TTTTGTGTCAGTTTGAGGAAGAAGTAAGAGTTCCTGAAGAACTGAGGCCTCCTTTGAACCAGAAGGACATGGAGCCCCTCAACATGAAGCAGGAAGAGGAGGATCAGCTTGATGAGATTAAAACTGATGCCACCAACATTTCATTCTCTGCAGTTTCTCATCAGGTTAAGAAAGAAGGAAGAGAAGTTCTGTTGTCACAGTTTGATCAGAACCAACCTAAAGACAGAGATcttccaaccagcagcaccactgaccagatgaaagcagaaagtggtagagaggactgtggaggagcagaaactaccaGGAATCCAGATCTAAATCTTTATGAATATGATACcaactcttcagagactgaagtcagcaatgatgaagatgatgaccagGATGGCAACAATTCTGACTGTCAACTGAAACTCTTGTCAGATTCTGAGCCAAACACCAAAAATCATAACAAACCCTGGAAGCAGAGCAGGTCTTCTAAATCACATGTTAAGGCTGTCAAATCTTTCAGCTGCCCAGAGTGTGGTGAACAGTTTCTCCATGagcggtctctccagaaacacatGAGAGTGAAGTCATTCAGGACTGAAGTCTTCAAGCT TTGTGACAACTGTGGAAAAAGTTTCAGCTTCATatcacatttaaacagacacatgagagttcacacaggacagaagccttttgcttgtgagctctgtggacaaagatttacccaaaagggaaATTTAGACACTCACATGAgtgttcacacaggacagaagccttttttctgtgagctctgtggacaaagatttatccGAAAGGACCATTtagacaaacacatgagagtccatacaggactgaagccttttgcttgtgagttctgtggtcaaagatttacccaaaagtcaagtttaaacagtcacatgagagttcacacaggacagaagccttttgcttgtgagctctgtggtcaaagatttacccaaaagggaaGTTTAGACACACActtgagagtccatacaggacagaagccttttgcatgtgaactctgtggacaaagatttacccaaaagggaaatttagacactcacatgagagtccacataggacagaagccttttgcttgtgagctctgtggacaaagatttacccaaaagggaaATTTAGACAGACACActagagtccatacaggacagaagccttttgcctgtgagctctgtggacaaagattcacATGCAAGGGAAGTTTAGACTACATTTTCCcacttaaaggtatagcaatcgatgtttctgaatttcaggaaagaactgcCCTCTCCACATTGCGCAACACTCTCTCAAcgcctgtttacaagtag